A region from the Vibrio navarrensis genome encodes:
- a CDS encoding fatty acid cis/trans isomerase — protein MKLRTFFLLFLTTLFAGCATYVGINYNQLFGKAEVRERIAPNASVPADFFLQQVKPILDNRCVVCHACYDAPCQLKLSSVEGIDRGASKALVYQGTRLTASAPTRLFEDAETTQQWREASFHPVLNEREQTGVANLEAGLVARLLQQKERHPLPQQDQLTGFDFSIDREQTCPTIEEYAQYEKDHPTWGMPFGMPNLSADEYQTLMAWLENGAIMNEPLPLSNAHAGEISRYEQLLNQHSPKNQLAARYIYEHLFLSHLYFSELEGAPRFFTLVRSSTPPGEPVKRIATRRPYDDPGVERVYYRIIPEQGAIVDKTHMPFALNSKRISDWKAWFIDADYHVAQLPSYDPDVAANPMTAFIDLPVKSRFKFMLDNAQNTIMAYIKGPVCRGQLALNVINDRFWVFFLDPDKADMPQVNEFYHSQADNLKLPAELESNALPVTNWVKYSVQQARYLEAKSEFINHWFKNGTHLTTEIIWDGNGENANAALTVFRHFDSASVVQGLVGEKPKTAWVLDYALLERIHYLLVAGFDVYGNFGHQLMTRMFMDFLRLEGESNFIALLPAQMRHVEHSSWYQQQSPQLSDFLQRNITPFNQPTSVVYHTDDPKSELYDILRNQVSAVLNDRYEIVDTGLSKSHEALLNSLNQVKGEALGPVAQISMLMVTSHSGKEQLFTLLKNNAHVNISSLFSEDKNRDPANDDLTIVRGVLGSYPAAFFVINEAQVVDFVQSLKSIRSEEDYLKLLDKFAIRRSSTQFWPTSDKVHQWYRNDQPIEFGLLDYNRFENR, from the coding sequence CAGCCGATTTTTTCCTTCAGCAAGTCAAACCGATCTTGGATAATCGCTGCGTCGTTTGTCACGCCTGCTACGATGCCCCTTGTCAGCTAAAACTTTCTTCTGTTGAGGGCATCGATAGAGGGGCTAGCAAGGCACTGGTTTATCAAGGAACTCGATTAACTGCCTCGGCGCCGACTCGCTTATTTGAGGATGCCGAAACCACGCAGCAGTGGCGCGAAGCCAGCTTCCATCCAGTATTGAATGAACGTGAGCAAACGGGCGTCGCCAACCTTGAAGCAGGCTTGGTCGCCCGTCTATTGCAGCAAAAAGAACGCCACCCTTTGCCGCAGCAAGACCAGTTAACCGGGTTTGATTTTTCGATTGATCGAGAACAAACCTGCCCGACAATCGAAGAATACGCTCAGTACGAAAAAGATCACCCCACTTGGGGGATGCCCTTTGGCATGCCAAACCTGTCGGCAGATGAGTACCAGACTTTGATGGCATGGCTTGAGAATGGCGCCATCATGAACGAACCACTCCCTCTTAGCAACGCGCACGCTGGCGAGATCTCGCGCTATGAGCAGTTGCTCAACCAACATTCACCTAAAAACCAACTCGCTGCACGATACATTTACGAACACCTGTTTCTCTCGCACCTCTATTTCTCTGAGCTTGAGGGCGCACCACGTTTCTTTACCTTAGTGCGTTCATCCACCCCTCCCGGAGAGCCTGTGAAACGCATCGCAACACGACGTCCATACGACGATCCTGGCGTAGAGCGCGTCTACTATCGCATCATCCCAGAGCAAGGGGCGATTGTGGACAAAACCCACATGCCATTTGCTTTAAACAGCAAGCGAATTTCAGACTGGAAAGCGTGGTTTATTGACGCCGATTACCACGTCGCACAGTTGCCTAGCTATGATCCCGATGTGGCCGCCAATCCCATGACCGCCTTTATCGATCTGCCGGTAAAATCGCGCTTTAAGTTCATGTTAGACAACGCGCAAAATACCATTATGGCCTACATCAAAGGCCCAGTCTGCCGTGGTCAGTTAGCCCTGAATGTCATCAATGACCGCTTTTGGGTATTCTTCCTTGATCCTGATAAAGCGGACATGCCACAAGTCAATGAGTTCTATCACTCGCAGGCAGACAATCTAAAACTACCCGCAGAGCTGGAAAGCAATGCGCTTCCCGTAACAAACTGGGTCAAGTACTCGGTGCAGCAAGCTCGTTATTTAGAAGCAAAATCGGAGTTCATCAATCATTGGTTCAAAAATGGCACTCACTTGACCACCGAGATCATTTGGGACGGCAATGGAGAAAACGCCAACGCTGCTTTAACGGTGTTTCGCCATTTCGACAGTGCATCCGTGGTACAGGGATTAGTCGGTGAAAAACCGAAAACGGCTTGGGTGCTCGATTACGCGCTGCTGGAGCGCATCCACTACCTTTTAGTCGCAGGGTTCGATGTGTATGGCAACTTCGGTCACCAACTGATGACTCGAATGTTTATGGACTTCTTGCGTTTGGAAGGCGAAAGCAACTTTATTGCTTTGTTACCTGCACAGATGCGTCATGTTGAGCACTCAAGTTGGTATCAACAACAAAGCCCACAACTGAGTGATTTCCTACAACGCAACATCACGCCTTTTAACCAACCGACGAGCGTGGTCTACCATACCGACGATCCTAAGTCCGAACTGTACGATATTTTGCGCAATCAAGTGAGTGCGGTACTCAATGACCGCTATGAGATCGTCGATACTGGGCTTAGCAAGAGTCACGAAGCTTTACTGAACTCGCTCAATCAGGTCAAAGGCGAAGCGCTAGGGCCAGTTGCACAAATCAGTATGTTGATGGTGACATCGCACTCAGGCAAAGAGCAACTGTTTACCTTGCTGAAAAATAACGCTCACGTGAACATCTCTAGCTTATTTAGCGAAGATAAAAACCGTGATCCTGCGAATGACGATCTCACTATCGTGCGTGGCGTGCTAGGCAGTTACCCAGCAGCATTTTTTGTTATCAATGAAGCACAAGTCGTCGATTTCGTTCAATCATTGAAATCGATACGCAGCGAAGAAGATTACCTTAAGTTATTGGATAAATTCGCTATTCGCCGTAGTTCGACGCAATTTTGGCCGACCAGTGACAAAGTGCATCAATGGTATCGTAACGATCAACCGATCGAATTTGGTTTACTCGACTATAATCGTTTTGAAAACCGATGA